Proteins from a single region of Capsicum annuum cultivar UCD-10X-F1 unplaced genomic scaffold, UCD10Xv1.1 ctg43278, whole genome shotgun sequence:
- the LOC124892013 gene encoding DNA-directed RNA polymerase subunit beta'-like: MSSDINELYRRVIYRNNTLTDLLTTSRSTPGELVMCQEKLVQEAVDTLLDNGIWGQPMRDGHNKVYKSFSDVIEGIEGRFCETLLGKRVDYSGRSVIVVGPSLSLRRCRLPREIAIELFQTFVIRGLIRQHLASNIGVAKSKI; this comes from the coding sequence ATGAGCTCAGATATTAATGAACTCTATAGAAGAGTTATCTATCGGAACAATACCCTTACCGATCTATTAACAACAAGTAGATCTACGCCAGGAGAATTAGTAATGTGTCAGGAGAAATTAGTACAAGAAGCTGTGGATACACTTCTTGATAATGGAATCTGGGGACAACCAATGAGGGACGGTCATAATAAAGTTTACAAGTCATTTTCTGATGTAATTGAAGGCATAGAGGGAAGATTTTGTGAGACTCTGCTTGGCAAACGAGTTGATTATTCAGGACGTTCTGTCATTGTCGTGGGTCCTTCACTTTCATTACGTCGATGTCGATTGCCTCGTGAAATAGCAATAGAACTTTTCCAGACATTTGTCATTCGTGGTCTAATTAGACAACATCTTGCTTCGAACATAGGAGTTGCTAagagtaaaatttga